The following is a genomic window from Bacillus sp. BGMRC 2118.
TGGCTCCACCAGTAGGATTCGAACCTACGACCCTTCGGTTAACAGCCGAATGCTCTACCGCTGAGCTATGGTGGAACGATAACTTTTTTCAAAGTAACGACTTACATATAATATAACAGAATATTGCGAAAGTCAACTTGTTATATTAAGGTGAATATATTTTTCTGCCGTCCTCTCAAGCGACGGTTTCTATAATTTATCATATCTAGTTTTCTCAGTCAAGCCATTTTTCAATCTATTTTTTTAAGCTTTCCTTTGCATTTACCACAAACATATTTCATGATATTAACCCTTTTCTTTCTTCGATACACAAGTCCACATACAGTGCATTGATAAGAATAAGTGAGCGTACTTCTTTTATTTTGAACTGAAGGTAAGGTTGAACAAAATCTTGGTGCTCCCACCTTCATTAATAGCTCTTTAAAATCTTGATCACGGTGTTTATATCCTTTTCCTTGTAAATGTAAATGGTAATGACAAAGCTCATGCTTGATTATGCCTTCTAATTCATCTACTCCAAACTCTTCATAGTATTTAGGGTTGATTTCAATATTATGAGTATGAAGCAAGTATCTTCCACCTGTAGTTCTTAGTTTGTTATTATAAGTTGCTTTATGAATAAATGGTCGTTTAAATAGGCTAGTTGAGATTGACTCAACTAGCAGCTGTAATTGATCATTGGTCATGCTATTCACTCCGTATTACACATAGTCGATGCACACATTATATGAATTTTTCATAAATATGTATCATCCTTATTATAACGATTAAGGAGGTATGAACAATGCCAGTTTGGTTAAAAAATCAAATGACACGTGCTTTTTATGAAAAGAATCGTTATCAAATTAAATTACTGAATCAATGTTGGTTTTTTTATAGAAAAAAGCACACCCCCTGAGAGGATGTGCTTTTAATTACTACTATTGTGTCTGCAATTCTGGCGTAAGCATTGTCAATGCCACTCTACCCTTTTTCATATCAATATCATCTACCCATACTGTTACAACATCTCCGACCGAAACAATGTCGAGTGGATGTTTTACAAAAGTTTTACTTAATTTTGAAATATGAACTAAACCGTCTTGTTTAACTCCAATATCTACAAATGCACCGAAATCAACAACATTGCGCACTGTTCCTTGTAGTTCCATACCTTTAGCTAAGTCTTCTAATTTAAGAAC
Proteins encoded in this region:
- a CDS encoding SprT family protein, whose translation is MTNDQLQLLVESISTSLFKRPFIHKATYNNKLRTTGGRYLLHTHNIEINPKYYEEFGVDELEGIIKHELCHYHLHLQGKGYKHRDQDFKELLMKVGAPRFCSTLPSVQNKRSTLTYSYQCTVCGLVYRRKKRVNIMKYVCGKCKGKLKKID
- the cmpA gene encoding cortex morphogenetic protein CmpA encodes the protein MPVWLKNQMTRAFYEKNRYQIKLLNQCWFFYRKKHTP